One stretch of Pseudomonas azotoformans DNA includes these proteins:
- a CDS encoding response regulator, which yields MAHILIVEDNEANMRLARLLLVNAGHTVLWAADAETGLTLAREQQPALILMDIQLPGMDGLAATALLKRDPLTAHIPVIALTAMAMKEDREKTRLAGCDAYIIKPLRYKELYQVIDTLLQQHTRPLT from the coding sequence ATGGCCCACATCCTGATCGTTGAAGACAATGAAGCCAATATGCGCCTGGCGCGCCTGTTACTGGTCAATGCCGGTCACACCGTGCTGTGGGCTGCGGATGCGGAGACCGGCCTGACCCTGGCCCGCGAACAGCAACCGGCGCTGATCCTGATGGACATCCAGTTGCCCGGCATGGACGGCCTGGCTGCCACCGCGCTGCTCAAGCGCGACCCGCTCACGGCCCACATCCCGGTGATCGCCCTGACTGCAATGGCGATGAAAGAAGATCGCGAAAAGACCCGGCTCGCCGGTTGCGACGCCTACATCATCAAGCCGCTGCGTTACAAAGAGCTGTACCAGGTGATCGACACCTTGCTGCAACAGCACACCCGCCCTCTCACATGA
- a CDS encoding ABC transporter permease, with product MFDLLGFGEQGWGQALLKGLWMTLQISAGSFAVGLLIGLVVACAKLSAPRPIALLMRGYTTVFRAVPELLLILLLYYAGSMGLNALMLWLGFAQVNISGPLVAILVLGLVQGAYASEIFRAAILAIPHGQIEAARAFGLSGLGLFRRVTLPIMAPFALAGMSNLWINLIKDSALISVVGTNELLYTAKQAAGSTRQYLLFYLTAAALYYLVTLASNYLSGRLERRIRRWMPVVE from the coding sequence ATGTTCGACCTTCTCGGCTTCGGCGAACAAGGGTGGGGCCAGGCGTTGCTCAAGGGGTTATGGATGACCCTGCAGATCTCCGCCGGGTCGTTTGCGGTGGGCTTGCTGATCGGCCTGGTGGTGGCCTGCGCCAAGCTCAGCGCGCCGCGTCCCATCGCGCTGCTGATGCGCGGCTACACCACGGTGTTTCGCGCGGTGCCGGAACTGCTGCTGATTCTGCTGCTGTACTACGCCGGCTCCATGGGCCTCAACGCGCTGATGCTGTGGCTGGGCTTCGCCCAGGTGAATATCAGCGGCCCGCTGGTGGCGATCCTGGTGCTGGGGCTGGTGCAGGGCGCCTATGCCTCGGAGATTTTTCGCGCGGCGATCCTGGCGATCCCCCACGGGCAGATCGAAGCGGCGCGGGCTTTTGGCCTGAGCGGGCTGGGGCTGTTCCGGCGGGTGACGCTGCCGATCATGGCGCCGTTCGCCCTGGCCGGCATGTCCAACCTGTGGATCAACCTGATCAAGGACAGCGCCTTGATCAGCGTGGTCGGCACCAACGAGCTGCTCTACACCGCCAAGCAGGCGGCGGGGTCGACCCGCCAATACCTGCTGTTCTACCTCACGGCCGCCGCCTTGTATTACCTGGTGACGCTGGCTTCCAACTACCTGTCCGGGCGCCTGGAGCGACGTATCCGTCGCTGGATGCCGGTTGTCGAGTGA
- a CDS encoding LysR family transcriptional regulator: MFDLELLHTLVCVVDEGSFTRAAERVHRTQSTVSQQIRKLEDSVGQVLLVRDRSGQQVSATEHGELLTHYARRLLNLSREAREALNTEASVVPVRLGVPEDFDATRMASMLSGFVRARPEARLETVSGMSTDLRRQLESGEIDIALVKREAGSGECHASWPEPLVWVCGHGQDVQAETLPLALFPQGCIYRQRAIRTLDKARRSWRVAFGSHSLTGIQAAVTSGLGVSILPNSAVLPSHWICSELPPVPPSELALVSGAQRLSATHRGLIECLRAEISRTL, encoded by the coding sequence ATGTTTGATCTTGAACTGCTGCACACCCTGGTCTGCGTGGTGGACGAAGGCAGCTTCACCCGCGCCGCCGAGCGTGTGCACCGCACTCAATCCACTGTCAGCCAACAGATTCGCAAGCTCGAAGACAGCGTGGGGCAGGTGCTGTTGGTGCGCGACCGTTCCGGCCAGCAGGTCAGCGCGACCGAACATGGCGAGTTGCTGACCCATTACGCCCGCCGCTTGTTGAACCTGTCCCGCGAAGCGCGCGAAGCCTTGAATACCGAGGCCAGTGTGGTGCCGGTGCGCCTGGGCGTGCCCGAGGATTTCGACGCCACACGCATGGCCTCGATGCTCTCGGGGTTCGTCCGCGCCCGGCCGGAAGCGCGCCTGGAAACGGTCAGTGGCATGAGCACCGACCTGCGCCGGCAATTGGAAAGTGGCGAAATCGACATCGCCCTGGTCAAGCGCGAAGCCGGCAGCGGTGAATGCCATGCCAGTTGGCCGGAGCCGTTGGTGTGGGTGTGCGGCCACGGCCAGGATGTGCAGGCCGAGACCTTGCCCCTGGCGCTGTTCCCCCAAGGCTGCATCTACCGCCAGCGCGCCATCCGCACCCTGGACAAGGCCCGGCGCAGTTGGCGCGTGGCGTTTGGCAGCCACAGTCTCACCGGGATCCAGGCGGCGGTAACATCCGGCCTGGGCGTCAGCATCCTGCCGAACAGCGCGGTCCTGCCCAGCCATTGGATCTGTAGCGAACTGCCGCCGGTGCCGCCCTCGGAACTGGCATTGGTCAGCGGTGCGCAGCGCTTGAGTGCGACCCACCGGGGCTTGATCGAGTGCCTGCGTGCGGAAATCTCACGGACGCTCTAA
- a CDS encoding TetR/AcrR family transcriptional regulator has protein sequence MTVDPPKLRRADPDERRDLLIAAALTCLARDGHAGISVRRIASEAGVSVGLLNHHFGSIDALIAETYHKLANELTSALWEQVELADGAAARLDAFLSASFSPRVMDPDLLGVWVVFWSLIRHSPHVNQSHENSYHAYLGLIQGLLDDLARSENLLIHDSHLAAIGLSAMLDGLWLEGCLNPGTFSPANGLHICRCWVQGLRHGAFSADYIL, from the coding sequence ATGACCGTCGACCCTCCCAAACTGCGCCGTGCCGACCCCGACGAGCGCCGCGACCTGCTGATCGCCGCCGCCCTTACCTGCCTGGCCCGCGACGGGCACGCCGGGATTTCCGTGCGCCGCATCGCCTCCGAAGCCGGTGTATCGGTGGGCTTGCTCAACCACCATTTCGGCAGCATCGACGCGCTGATCGCCGAGACCTACCACAAGCTGGCCAACGAGCTGACCAGCGCCCTGTGGGAACAGGTCGAGCTGGCTGACGGCGCCGCCGCACGGCTGGACGCGTTTCTCAGTGCCTCGTTCTCGCCACGGGTCATGGACCCCGACCTGCTCGGCGTGTGGGTAGTGTTCTGGAGCCTGATCCGCCACTCGCCCCACGTTAACCAGTCCCACGAAAACAGTTACCACGCCTACCTGGGGTTGATCCAAGGCCTGCTGGACGACCTGGCCCGCAGTGAAAACCTGCTGATCCACGACAGCCACCTGGCCGCCATTGGCCTATCGGCGATGCTCGACGGACTCTGGCTCGAAGGCTGCCTCAACCCCGGCACCTTCAGCCCTGCCAACGGGTTGCACATCTGCCGCTGCTGGGTACAAGGCTTGCGTCACGGCGCATTCAGCGCCGATTACATCCTGTGA
- a CDS encoding ABC transporter permease — protein MPEWISYYAGLIAKGLQTTLSLLVISAVLGFALAVLVALARLSRRKWLARSALAYTSVLRGTPLLIQIYIFYYGLGSLFAQFPMIRGSFLWPYLRDGYWYIVFALVLSVGAYVGEVIRGGLLAVPKGEMEAASAFGMTPRQALLRVRLPRAMRLLLPTLAGETVMLLKSTALASTIAVVDLLGAANVVRAQTLQIYQPLLLVAGVYLCLTFLIEGIYAIAERRGTPLRRSAG, from the coding sequence ATGCCTGAATGGATAAGCTACTACGCCGGGCTCATCGCCAAGGGGTTGCAGACCACCTTGTCGCTGCTGGTGATTTCGGCAGTACTCGGTTTTGCCCTGGCGGTGCTGGTGGCGCTGGCACGGTTGTCGCGGCGCAAGTGGCTGGCGCGCAGTGCGCTGGCCTACACCAGCGTGCTGCGCGGTACGCCGTTGCTGATCCAGATCTACATTTTCTACTACGGCCTGGGCAGCCTGTTCGCCCAGTTCCCGATGATCCGTGGCAGCTTCCTGTGGCCGTATCTGCGCGATGGCTACTGGTACATCGTGTTTGCCCTGGTGTTGTCGGTAGGCGCCTATGTCGGCGAGGTGATTCGCGGTGGCCTGCTGGCGGTGCCCAAAGGCGAGATGGAAGCCGCCTCGGCGTTCGGCATGACCCCACGCCAAGCCTTGTTGCGCGTGCGTTTGCCACGGGCGATGCGTCTGTTGCTGCCGACCCTGGCCGGGGAGACGGTAATGCTGCTCAAATCCACCGCGCTGGCGTCGACCATTGCCGTGGTCGACCTGCTCGGCGCGGCCAACGTGGTGCGCGCGCAGACCTTGCAGATCTACCAGCCGCTGCTGCTGGTGGCAGGCGTCTACCTGTGCCTGACCTTCCTGATTGAGGGCATCTATGCCATTGCCGAACGGCGCGGCACGCCGCTGCGCAGGTCGGCCGGATAA
- a CDS encoding haloacid dehalogenase type II → MSLEHSPRPLWLTFDCYGTLIQWDEGLRAAVERILDEKGEHQVDRETLISVYDHHEHALEQTPPHRSFRSLAGLGLQLALEQLGLPASAHDGAILTDSISAMPPFPEVVATLKQLKDLGYKLCIVSNTDDDVIAGNVAQLGGTIDRVITAQQAGAYKPDRRLFDYAHQQLGVSLDQVVHICASPHLDHAAARDIGFRCVWIDRGTGRQLLADYTPDAILPSLDGVPQLFKSLGW, encoded by the coding sequence ATGTCACTCGAACATTCCCCTCGCCCGCTATGGCTGACCTTTGATTGCTACGGCACGCTGATCCAGTGGGACGAGGGCCTGCGCGCCGCCGTCGAGCGGATACTCGATGAAAAGGGTGAGCATCAGGTCGACCGCGAGACCCTGATCAGCGTCTACGACCACCATGAACACGCCCTCGAACAAACCCCGCCGCACCGCAGTTTCCGCTCCCTCGCCGGCCTGGGCTTGCAGCTCGCTCTGGAACAACTGGGCCTGCCAGCCAGCGCGCACGATGGTGCGATCCTCACCGACAGCATCAGCGCCATGCCGCCGTTTCCAGAGGTGGTGGCAACCCTCAAGCAGTTAAAGGACTTGGGCTACAAGCTGTGCATCGTCTCCAACACCGACGACGATGTGATCGCCGGCAACGTGGCACAGCTGGGCGGCACTATCGACCGCGTGATCACTGCGCAACAGGCTGGAGCCTACAAGCCCGACCGTCGACTGTTCGACTATGCCCACCAGCAACTGGGCGTAAGCCTCGACCAGGTGGTGCATATCTGTGCCAGCCCGCACCTGGACCACGCCGCTGCGCGGGATATCGGGTTCCGTTGCGTGTGGATCGACCGTGGCACGGGTCGCCAATTACTGGCTGATTACACACCCGACGCCATTTTGCCGAGCCTTGACGGCGTGCCTCAACTGTTCAAGTCCTTAGGATGGTGA
- a CDS encoding EAL domain-containing response regulator produces the protein MASQPATLLIVDDEPQVRKLLETLLQHEGYQTLSASSGEEALQLVARQPPDLILLDIMMPGMDGYEVASQLKGDDATAGIPIIMLSALSEPSARVSGLETGAEEFISKPVERVELWLRVRNLLRLKERGDLASQSRELAQRQSGMSVHDLAHQSLENDLRQAVARNDFTVHYQPKVEVLSGRICALEALLRWERPEYGAVSPAVFVPILESLGLIVPVGRWVIEQVCQQIAEWQRGAIGAVEVSVNVSGHQLIEGDLIADIARTLARTGVEPHWLEVELTEGSLMENTQHTIASLQRLHAMGVKISIDDFGTGYSSLAYLRRFPIDTLKIDIAFIREVTSNPQDAAITRTIIELAHSLSLRVVAEGVETQAQLAFLKEAGCDQIQGYLFSRPLPVDTLERLLLERLERP, from the coding sequence ATGGCCAGCCAACCCGCAACGTTGTTGATCGTTGATGATGAACCCCAGGTGCGCAAACTCCTGGAAACCTTGCTGCAACATGAGGGCTACCAGACCCTGAGTGCGAGCAGTGGCGAAGAAGCCTTGCAGTTGGTGGCCCGGCAGCCGCCGGACCTGATCCTGCTGGATATCATGATGCCGGGGATGGACGGCTATGAAGTTGCCAGCCAATTGAAGGGCGATGACGCCACGGCGGGTATTCCAATCATCATGCTGTCGGCCCTCAGTGAACCGAGCGCCCGTGTCAGCGGGCTTGAAACCGGTGCCGAGGAATTCATCAGCAAGCCGGTGGAACGTGTCGAGCTATGGTTGCGGGTGCGCAACCTGCTGCGACTCAAGGAACGCGGCGACCTGGCCAGCCAGTCCCGTGAGCTGGCGCAACGGCAAAGCGGCATGAGCGTGCATGACCTGGCCCACCAGTCTCTGGAAAACGACTTGCGCCAAGCGGTGGCGCGCAATGACTTCACCGTGCATTACCAACCCAAGGTCGAGGTGCTGAGCGGTCGCATCTGTGCCCTCGAAGCGCTGCTGCGCTGGGAACGGCCGGAATACGGCGCGGTATCGCCCGCAGTGTTTGTACCGATCCTGGAAAGCCTGGGCTTGATCGTCCCCGTGGGCCGTTGGGTGATCGAGCAGGTCTGCCAACAGATCGCCGAGTGGCAACGTGGCGCGATTGGCGCGGTGGAGGTGTCGGTGAATGTCTCCGGCCATCAATTGATCGAAGGCGACCTGATCGCCGATATCGCACGCACCCTTGCCCGCACCGGGGTCGAGCCGCATTGGCTGGAGGTGGAACTGACCGAAGGCTCGCTGATGGAAAACACCCAGCACACCATCGCCAGCCTGCAGCGCCTGCACGCCATGGGGGTGAAGATTTCTATCGATGACTTCGGCACCGGCTATTCGAGCCTGGCGTACTTGCGGCGGTTTCCCATCGACACGCTGAAGATCGACATCGCGTTTATCCGCGAAGTCACCAGCAACCCGCAGGACGCGGCGATCACCCGTACCATCATCGAACTGGCCCACAGCCTCAGCCTGCGGGTGGTGGCCGAAGGCGTGGAAACCCAGGCGCAACTGGCGTTCTTGAAGGAGGCCGGCTGTGATCAGATCCAGGGCTACCTGTTCAGCCGGCCGCTGCCGGTGGACACCCTGGAGCGCCTGTTGCTGGAACGTTTAGAGCGTCCGTGA
- a CDS encoding aldolase: MAHTFTPSSLGPRAGRFNLDSLAAIEARVELAACLQLAALHGMEEGICNHFSAMVPGHDDVFFVNPFGYAFEEITASQLLVCDLHGNVIDGNGTPEATAFFIHAPLHQQQPRIKAAFHTHMPNATALCLLQGPPLLWLGQTALKFYGRTAVDEDYNGLALDVREGQRIAAALGDADILFLKNHGVMVVAPNIAEAWDDLYYLERAAQVQLKAMASGRPLKPIDPAVAQLAYEQMREGDPASARAHLDSAMRRLKRLGSHFDQ, encoded by the coding sequence ATGGCGCATACCTTTACCCCTTCGTCCCTAGGCCCGCGCGCGGGGCGCTTCAATCTTGATAGCCTTGCCGCCATCGAAGCCCGCGTAGAGCTGGCCGCCTGCCTGCAACTGGCGGCGTTGCATGGCATGGAAGAAGGCATCTGCAATCACTTTTCAGCAATGGTGCCGGGGCATGACGATGTGTTTTTCGTCAATCCGTTCGGCTACGCCTTCGAGGAAATCACCGCCTCCCAGCTGTTAGTGTGTGATTTGCACGGCAACGTGATCGACGGCAACGGTACACCCGAAGCCACGGCGTTCTTCATCCACGCCCCATTGCATCAGCAGCAGCCACGCATCAAGGCGGCGTTCCATACCCATATGCCCAACGCGACGGCGCTGTGCCTGCTGCAAGGCCCGCCTCTGTTGTGGCTGGGGCAGACGGCACTGAAGTTTTACGGGCGCACGGCGGTGGATGAGGATTACAACGGCCTGGCCCTGGATGTCCGTGAGGGGCAGCGTATCGCCGCAGCGTTGGGCGATGCCGACATTCTGTTCCTGAAGAATCACGGGGTGATGGTGGTCGCACCGAACATCGCCGAAGCCTGGGATGATCTGTACTACCTGGAGCGGGCGGCGCAGGTGCAGTTGAAAGCCATGGCCAGCGGGCGGCCACTCAAGCCGATTGACCCGGCGGTGGCACAATTGGCGTATGAGCAGATGCGTGAGGGCGACCCGGCGAGTGCGCGGGCGCATCTGGACAGTGCGATGCGGCGGTTGAAGCGGTTAGGTTCACACTTCGACCAATGA
- a CDS encoding M14 family metallopeptidase, with translation MANDLSWQVIGDAGNPLHIGAWRFEGDGSGPRVHLQAGVHADEIAGMLVLHQLLPRLQACQDQGRLKGSVTVVPQANPFGIGQFRQGRLLGRFHEATGQNFNRAFDHSLAMAQPASNLAQWQKSLVQLAAQADLVLDLHTDDEALPYLYIHRRFWPDQGLALAAALRVELVIVWDEGGDGSFEETIINHASPQLAATIELRGQADVSDALAQQDADGLWAWLCINGVIDEVAAIAEWPGDVVDMGCMETILAPCAGVLVFEKALGDYVEEGQRFARIIGRPGDPCSEVILHAAQAGRMVTGHRERLVAQGSVVAKFTGTRLSDSYSGGVLDP, from the coding sequence ATGGCAAACGACCTTTCGTGGCAGGTCATCGGCGACGCCGGCAACCCGCTGCACATTGGCGCCTGGCGCTTCGAAGGCGACGGCAGCGGGCCAAGGGTGCACCTGCAGGCGGGTGTGCACGCGGATGAAATCGCCGGCATGCTGGTCCTGCATCAGCTGTTGCCACGTTTGCAGGCGTGCCAGGACCAAGGCCGCCTCAAGGGCAGCGTCACCGTGGTGCCCCAGGCCAACCCGTTCGGCATCGGCCAGTTCCGCCAGGGCCGTTTGCTGGGGCGCTTTCACGAAGCCACCGGGCAGAACTTCAACCGCGCTTTCGATCATTCCCTGGCCATGGCGCAGCCGGCGAGCAACCTGGCGCAGTGGCAAAAAAGCCTGGTGCAACTGGCCGCCCAGGCCGACCTGGTGCTGGACCTGCACACCGATGACGAAGCGCTGCCGTACCTCTACATCCACCGCCGTTTCTGGCCTGACCAGGGGCTGGCGTTGGCGGCGGCCTTGCGCGTGGAGCTGGTGATCGTCTGGGACGAGGGCGGCGATGGTTCCTTCGAAGAGACCATCATCAACCATGCATCGCCGCAACTGGCCGCGACCATTGAGCTGCGCGGCCAGGCGGACGTCAGCGATGCGCTGGCGCAACAGGATGCCGACGGCCTATGGGCGTGGTTATGCATCAATGGCGTGATCGACGAGGTGGCCGCCATCGCCGAGTGGCCGGGCGACGTGGTCGACATGGGCTGCATGGAAACCATCCTCGCGCCTTGCGCCGGTGTGCTGGTATTCGAGAAAGCCCTGGGGGATTACGTGGAGGAAGGCCAGCGTTTCGCACGCATCATCGGCCGCCCCGGTGACCCGTGTTCCGAAGTGATCCTGCACGCCGCCCAGGCCGGCCGTATGGTCACCGGCCACCGCGAACGCCTGGTGGCCCAGGGTTCGGTGGTCGCCAAGTTCACCGGTACGCGCTTATCCGACAGCTACAGCGGCGGCGTGCTGGACCCGTAG
- a CDS encoding sensor histidine kinase gives MDTPLPEQPQSRAEKIVEFKRQKTLLKTGALQDAIFNSAYFSSIATDEKGVIQIFNVGAERMLGYAAADVVNRITPADISDPIELITRAAALSLELDTPITPGFEALVFKASRGIEDIYELTYIRKDGSRLSAMVSVTALRNRYDTIIGYLLIGTDNTARKQEEAERKGFERALEEKNLELEHASHMKSEFLATMSHELRTPLNAVIGFSEALKDGLVGDMSETQREYIGDIFTSGQHLLSLINDILDLSKVEAGMMELELENAELAGLLANSLLIVREKAALQRIQLKLEYPEDLGLLQLDLRKTKQIVYNLLANAVKFSAHGSSVTLTVRQVPRAQVGQIPGDWPVYRFALPDGADQPFLELSVSDTGIGIAEVDMDKLFKAFSQIDSSLARKFEGTGLGLAMVKRLTDLHGGSVAVASREGCGARFVAWLPLHRAPEAAWPTS, from the coding sequence ATGGACACACCGTTACCCGAACAACCGCAATCGCGGGCTGAAAAGATCGTCGAGTTCAAGCGGCAGAAAACCCTGCTCAAGACCGGCGCCCTGCAAGACGCAATCTTCAACAGCGCGTACTTCTCCAGCATCGCCACCGACGAGAAGGGCGTGATCCAGATCTTCAATGTCGGCGCCGAACGCATGCTCGGCTATGCCGCCGCCGATGTGGTCAATCGCATCACGCCGGCCGATATTTCCGACCCTATCGAGCTGATCACCCGCGCCGCCGCCCTCAGCCTGGAGCTGGACACGCCGATCACGCCGGGCTTCGAAGCGCTGGTGTTCAAGGCCTCGCGGGGTATCGAAGACATCTACGAACTGACCTACATCCGTAAGGACGGCAGTCGCCTGTCGGCCATGGTCTCGGTGACCGCGCTGCGCAATCGGTATGACACCATCATCGGCTACCTGCTGATCGGCACCGACAACACCGCACGCAAGCAGGAAGAAGCCGAGCGCAAAGGCTTCGAGCGGGCACTGGAAGAAAAGAACCTGGAGCTGGAGCACGCCAGCCACATGAAGTCCGAATTCCTCGCGACCATGTCCCATGAGCTGCGCACACCATTGAACGCGGTGATCGGCTTTTCCGAAGCGCTCAAGGACGGCCTGGTCGGCGACATGAGCGAGACTCAGCGCGAATACATCGGCGACATTTTCACCAGCGGCCAGCACTTGTTGTCGTTGATCAACGACATTCTCGACCTGTCCAAGGTCGAGGCCGGCATGATGGAGCTGGAACTGGAAAACGCAGAACTGGCGGGGCTGTTGGCCAATAGCCTGCTGATCGTGCGGGAAAAGGCCGCGTTGCAGCGTATCCAATTGAAGCTGGAATATCCCGAGGACCTCGGCCTTCTACAGCTGGACCTGCGCAAGACCAAACAGATCGTCTACAACCTGCTGGCCAACGCCGTGAAGTTCAGCGCCCACGGCAGCTCCGTGACGTTGACCGTGCGCCAGGTGCCCCGCGCACAGGTCGGGCAGATTCCCGGCGACTGGCCGGTGTACCGCTTTGCCTTGCCCGACGGCGCTGATCAACCCTTCCTCGAACTCAGTGTCAGCGACACCGGCATCGGGATTGCCGAGGTGGACATGGACAAGCTGTTCAAGGCGTTCAGCCAGATCGACAGCAGCCTGGCGCGCAAATTCGAAGGCACCGGCCTGGGGCTGGCGATGGTCAAGCGGCTGACCGACCTGCATGGCGGCAGTGTCGCCGTGGCCAGCCGTGAAGGCTGCGGGGCGCGGTTCGTCGCCTGGCTGCCGCTGCACCGCGCCCCGGAGGCTGCATGGCCCACATCCTGA